A genomic region of Papaver somniferum cultivar HN1 chromosome 7, ASM357369v1, whole genome shotgun sequence contains the following coding sequences:
- the LOC113296282 gene encoding putative pentatricopeptide repeat-containing protein At3g47840, whose protein sequence is MLGGNQKLILSIITRPTQQQMVKRFFTGLSGYAYDNGYERRDCDFQTERLQFVPRVNVLELNYELKKLIETGRIDDARRMFDKLPQRDEISWTTMISGYVRVSNVAEALTLFSRMWVDSSVQIDSFVLAIVLKACGCNLELNYGRLIHGYSVKTGFVNSVFVGSALLDMYAKCGCIDLGCRVFEEMPERNVVSWTSIISALGRAGHNKESLRYFVEMWKSNVECDSHTFASAAKACADSNALNYGREIHTQAIKVGVDSTSFVGNTLAAMYNKCGKLEYGLCLFGRMRTPDVVSWTTTVAAYLQLGREEKAIHTFLQMRESDVSPNEFTFAAIISCCAGLAKIEWGEQLHAHSLSMGFMDSLSVANATIKMYSECGRLDSSLVVFHEMSRKDVVTWSTIISGYSQGGQCEEAFQLLSWMRKEGTKPNEFTLASLLSVCGSMAIVELGRQVHAHIFTIGIEHDVMINSALVNMYSKCGSISEASQIFNATANQDVVSWTAMINGYAEHGYSKQAIDLFEEKSKTGLKPDDVTFIGILSACSHAGLVDLGFHYFRSMSKVYKISPGKEHYGCMIDLLCRVGRLSEAEEMILSMPFKQDDVVWSTLLRACMVHRDAERAKRIVRFSFEIDPNCAGTHITFCNILAADGQQKEAASVRKNMKSKGVVKEPAWSMVRVNKDQFSTFVAGDRSHSQGEEIYSMLDFLQVVSRLEEMTDNSTTFEEMGS, encoded by the coding sequence TTGTTCCTCGTGTGAATGTACTGGAATTGAACTATGAATTGAAAAAATTGATTGAAACTGGGCGTATAGATGATGCAAGGAGAATGTTTGATAAATTGCCTCAGAGAGATGAAATTTCTTGGACTACTATGATTTCAGGTTACGTTAGAGTGTCCAATGTTGCGGAAGCGCTTACGTTGTTTTCACGTATGTGGGTAGATAGTAGTGTGCAGATTGATTCGTTTGTTCTTGCTATTGTACTTAAGGCGTGTGGGTGTAATTTGGAGTTGAATTATGGGAGATTGATACATGGGTATTCGGTGAAAACTGGTTTTGTGAATTCTGTGTTTGTGGGGAGTGCACTTTTGGATATGTATGCGAAATGTGGTTGCATTGATTTGGGTTGTAGAGTGTTTGAGGAGATGCCGGAACGGAATGTTGTTTCTTGGACTTCTATCATTTCTGCACTTGGTCGTGCTGGTCATAATAAGGAGTCATTAAGATACTTTGTTGAAATGTGGAAATCTAATGTAGAATGTGATTCACATACATTTGCTAGTGCAGCAAAAGCTTGTGCAGATTCTAATGCTTTGAATTATGGTAGGGAAATTCACACGCAAGCGATAAAAGTGGGGGTTGATTCTACTTCATTTGTGGGAAATACACTGGCTGCTATGTATAATAAGTGTGGGAAATTGGAATACGGGTTGTGTTTGTTTGGGAGGATGAGAACACCCGATGTGGTTTCATGGACAACCACAGTTGCCGCTTATCTTCAATTGGGTCGAGAAGAGAAAGCAATTCACACATTTTTACAGATGAGAGAGTCAGATGTTAGTCCTAATGAATTCACTTTTGCTGCAATCATCTCTTGCTGTGCAGGTCTTGCGAAGATTGAATGGGGCGAACAGTTACATGCTCACAGTCTGTCTATGGGGTTTATGGACTCTTTGTCAGTTGCCAATGCCACCATAAAAATGTATTCAGAGTGTGGTAGGTTAGATTCAAGTTTAGTGGTGTTTCATGAGATGTCAAGGAAGGATGTAGTTACTTGGAGTACGATAATTTCTGGGTATTCCCAGGGTGGCCAATGCGAAGAAGCTTTTCAGCTTTTATCATGGATGaggaaagaaggaacaaaaccgaATGAGTTTACTCTTGCCAGTTTATTGAGTGTCTGTGGAAGTATGGCGATTGTTGAGCTTGGGAGACAAGTTCATGCTCACATATTTACCATTGGAATTGAACACGACGTAATGATAAATAGCGCTCTGGTTAATATGTATTCCAAGTGTGGGAGCATATCAGAAGCCTCACAGATCTTCAATGCTACAGCAAATCAAGATGTTGTCTCATGGACAGCAATGATTAACGGTTATGCTGAGCATGGCTATAGCAAACAAGCTATCGATCTGTTCGAGGAGAAATCAAAGACGGGCTTAAAACCAGATGATGTTACATTCATTGGCATTCTAAGTGCATGTAGCCATGCTGGACTTGTTGATCTAGGTTTCCACTACTTCAGATCCATGAGTAAGGTGTACAAGATAAGTCCAGGAAAAGAACATTATGGTTGCATGATTGATCTCCTCTGTCGTGTTGGAAGGCTGAGCGAAGCTGAGGAAATGATTCTTAGCATGCCATTTAAGCAAGACGATGTTGTTTGGTCGACGTTGTTAAGAGCGTGCATGGTTCATAGAGATGCAGAGCGTGCAAAGAGGATAGTAAGATTCAGTTTTGAAATAGATCCGAACTGTGCAGGAACTCACATTACTTTCTGTAATATTTTAGCAGCAGATGGGCAGCAGAAGGAAGCTGCCAGTGTGAGGAAAAATATGAAATCAAAAGGGGTGGTAAAAGAACCAGCATGGTCAATGGTTAGGGTTAACAAAGACCAGTTTTCTACATTTGTAGCTGGTGATAGATCACATTCACAGGGTGAGGAAATATACTCCATGTTGGATTTCCTGCAAGTTGTATCAAGGTTGGAAGAAATGACTGACAATAGCACCACATTTGAAGAAATGGGTTCTTAA
- the LOC113296283 gene encoding mitogen-activated protein kinase kinase 6-like — MKSKKPMSMMQLKLSVPAQETPVTNFLTASGTFQDGDLLLNQKGLRLISEENETTRKSDAKEFDIQFVLEDLETIKVIGKGSGGVVQLVRHKWVGTLFALKVIQMNIQEEVRKQIVQEVKINQASQCPHIVVCYHSFYHNGVISLVLEYMDRGSLVDVIKQVKTILEPYLAVVCKQVLQGLVYLHNERHVIHRDIKPSNLLVNQKGEIKITDFGVSAMLASSKGQRDTFVGTYNYMSPERISGSTYDYSSDIWSLGMVILECAIGRFPYIQSEDQGSPKFYELLQAIVGKPPPSAPSDQFSPEFCSFISCCIQKDPRDRMSSTDLLSHPFIKKFEDKDIDLAILVGSLEPPVNFPR, encoded by the exons ATGAAGAGCAAAAAACCCATGAGTATGATGCAGCTCAAACTCTCTGTTCCTGCTCAAGAAACCCCTGTTACCAACTTTct AACTGCTAGTGGGACATTTCAAGATGGGGATCTATTGTTAAATCAGAAAGGACTTAGATTGATCTCTGAAGAAAATGAAACTACTAGG AAATCAGATGCGAAAGAGTTCGATATACAATTTGTATTGGAAGATTTGGAGACAATCAAAGTCATAGGGAAAGGTAGTGGGGGAGTTGTACAACTTGTTCGGCATAAATGGGTTGGAACATTGTTTGCTCTGAAG GTTATTCAGATGAATATTCAAGAGGAGGTTCGTAAACAAATTGTGCAAGAAGTGAAAATAAATCAAGCATCACAGTGTCCTCATATTGTTGTTTGTTACCATTCGTTCTACCACAATGGGGTTATTTCGTTGGTGCTTGAATACATGGATCGCGGGTCTCTAGTTGATGTAATCAAGCAAGTCAAAACAATACTTGAACCTTATCTTGCAGTTGTTTGTAAGCAG GTTTTACAAGGACTTGTTTACTTGCACAATGAAAGGCATGTGATTCATAGGGATATAAAGCCCTCGAACTTGTTGGTAAATCAGAAAGGTGAAATAAAGATAACTGACTTTGGTGTGAGTGCGATGCTTGCTAGCTCCAAGGGTCAGCGGGATACATTTGTTGGCACTTACAATTATATGTCG CCTGAAAGGATTAGTGGAAGTACTTATGATTACAGTAGCGACATCTGGAGTTTGGGCATGGTAATTCTCGAGTGTGCCATAGGTCGTTTCCCTTACATACAATCTGAAGATCAAGGTTCTCCTAAATTTTACGAGCTTTTGCAAGCTATTGTTGGAAAGCCACCACCTTCTGctccatcagatcagttctcaccTGAGTTCTGTTCGTTTATATCATGCTG CATACAAAAGGATCCTCGTGACAGAATGTCATCTACAGACCTTTTG AGCCATCCATTCATCAAAAAGTTTGAGGACAAAGACATTGATTTGGCCATTCTTGTTGGTAGCTTGGAACCTCCTGTCAACTTCCCGAGATGA